One Streptomyces fagopyri DNA window includes the following coding sequences:
- a CDS encoding FtsX-like permease family protein: protein MTTYGVRSGRATLVLVRARAHRLLITAALVTVLLTTSVLAALAAYSTAIGDAALRHSLTEPRNAADAALVVKAEVTTGARRAVDTAVRDGARRTFDGLPVTVRTLVRSGPYALPASTRASTARRGDDPDLTHFAALDSTQVRLSEGRMPRAGTRDVEVALPETAARRLRLAPGARLTVTDRLDGPAVRILVTGVYRPADPASTYWLLDELGGRGVRTSAFTTYGPLLTAPSVVTGGRLSLGPSAWLAGADFTRLTADRVDALRTAARTGPSTLLRLPTGDSGKGGTTGRATARTALPDALDRVERSLLVSRSTLLIVALQLALLAACALLLVARLLAAERTGETRLLRARGASRAALAGLAAREALLLAVPALLIAPWLAGPLIRLLAEQGALARIGLELEVPAGGQPGVWLTAAGVALGCALAVTLPAVASTGFRTSRARALSAPLRAGADLGLVAVAGVAYWQLNRRTSGAVSADLTGAWGIDPLLVAAPALALLAGAVLTLRLLPVAARLVERRTTGGQGLAPALTGWQLSRRPGRGAGPVLLLVLAVALGVLAIGQGSSWERSQDDQADFAAGAPVRVMGNGPGELGRTQDYGAVPHVREAVPAVRTTLPLSGGRTATVLALDTAHAADTVLLRPDLAPAPAKQLLAGLVPSGESVGAHVPAGATRLKLTATLLSSVRGTDGAATVTQTLEDDHGVPYQLPSGDLPVDGRAHTLTVELPREHGPLELTGVQLVLPVPPRHAEQHTLTLDALTATTATGTAQRVPLPAASWTAVSDTYGEGAAAPGTAPTRPRVRPAAHPTVVYDTGYVPSDQSWLTPSLALRMQVAQPRTTAVAALATDRFLASGGARPGQTLDLTFEGQNVPVRIVRAVRQLPTAQGGGESDGGAVLVDLHAVNRVLQARYGAAVGPTEWWLRPDSPSDTAGIASALRARPDLDPGHVVVRDEIAAELRDDPFGAAPQAAFTAAAGAAAVLAALGFAVSAAGALRERNAEFAILRALGASRRRLAGAVAAEHGVLVALALAVGTGLGVALTRAVLPLIVLTGVATRPVPDLLVELPPLRVAALLAAVAAVPVVVVALLAVRQADPARVLREGT, encoded by the coding sequence GTGACGACGTACGGGGTGCGTTCGGGGCGTGCCACGCTCGTCCTCGTGAGGGCGCGCGCGCATCGCCTGCTGATCACCGCCGCGCTCGTCACCGTCCTGCTGACCACGTCCGTGCTGGCGGCCCTGGCCGCCTACTCGACCGCGATCGGCGACGCGGCCCTGCGCCACTCGCTCACCGAGCCGCGCAACGCCGCCGATGCCGCGCTGGTCGTCAAGGCCGAGGTAACGACCGGCGCCCGCCGGGCCGTCGACACCGCCGTTCGCGACGGAGCGCGCCGGACCTTCGACGGGCTGCCGGTGACCGTGCGGACACTGGTGCGCTCCGGCCCGTACGCCCTGCCCGCGAGCACGCGCGCCTCGACCGCCCGGCGCGGCGACGACCCCGACCTCACGCACTTCGCGGCGCTCGACTCCACCCAGGTGCGGCTCAGCGAGGGGCGTATGCCCCGCGCGGGCACGCGGGACGTCGAGGTGGCGTTGCCCGAGACCGCCGCGCGGCGGCTGCGGCTGGCGCCGGGCGCCCGTCTCACCGTCACCGACCGGCTCGACGGACCAGCCGTGCGGATCCTCGTCACCGGCGTGTACCGGCCCGCCGACCCCGCCTCCACCTACTGGCTGCTGGACGAACTGGGCGGCAGGGGCGTACGGACCTCCGCCTTCACCACGTACGGCCCCTTGCTGACGGCGCCCTCCGTCGTCACCGGCGGCCGGCTGAGCCTCGGACCGTCGGCGTGGCTCGCCGGCGCCGACTTCACGCGCCTCACCGCCGACCGCGTCGACGCCCTGCGCACCGCCGCGCGCACCGGGCCGTCCACCCTTCTCAGACTGCCCACCGGGGACAGCGGCAAGGGCGGTACGACCGGCAGGGCGACCGCGCGCACCGCCCTCCCCGACGCCCTCGACCGGGTCGAGCGCTCCCTGCTCGTCTCCCGCTCCACCCTGCTGATAGTCGCCCTCCAGCTCGCCCTGCTCGCCGCCTGCGCGCTGCTGCTCGTGGCCCGGCTGCTGGCTGCCGAACGCACCGGCGAGACCCGGCTGTTGCGCGCTCGCGGCGCCTCCCGCGCCGCCCTCGCCGGCCTCGCCGCCCGGGAGGCCCTCCTGCTGGCCGTGCCCGCGCTGCTGATCGCCCCGTGGCTGGCCGGCCCGCTGATCCGGCTGCTGGCCGAACAGGGGGCGCTGGCCCGGATCGGACTGGAGCTGGAGGTGCCGGCCGGCGGACAGCCCGGGGTGTGGCTGACGGCGGCCGGCGTGGCGCTGGGGTGCGCGCTGGCGGTGACCCTCCCGGCGGTCGCGTCGACCGGGTTCCGCACGTCCCGCGCCCGCGCCCTGTCCGCTCCCCTGCGGGCAGGGGCGGACCTCGGGCTGGTGGCGGTGGCCGGGGTCGCCTACTGGCAACTGAACCGCCGTACGTCGGGCGCGGTGAGCGCGGACCTGACCGGTGCCTGGGGAATCGACCCGCTGCTGGTCGCCGCGCCCGCCCTCGCGCTGCTGGCCGGCGCGGTCCTGACCCTGCGCCTGCTGCCGGTCGCCGCCCGGCTCGTCGAGCGCCGTACGACGGGCGGGCAGGGCCTGGCCCCGGCGCTGACCGGCTGGCAGCTCAGCCGGCGCCCGGGACGCGGCGCAGGTCCCGTACTGCTGCTCGTCCTGGCCGTCGCGCTCGGTGTACTGGCGATCGGACAGGGCTCCTCGTGGGAACGCTCGCAGGACGACCAGGCCGACTTCGCGGCGGGCGCGCCGGTACGGGTCATGGGCAACGGCCCCGGCGAGCTCGGCCGCACACAGGATTACGGGGCCGTGCCCCACGTGCGTGAGGCCGTCCCCGCCGTACGGACGACCCTGCCGCTGTCCGGGGGCCGCACGGCGACGGTGCTGGCGCTGGACACCGCGCACGCGGCGGACACCGTCCTGCTGCGCCCCGACCTGGCGCCCGCCCCGGCGAAGCAGCTGCTGGCGGGGCTGGTTCCGTCCGGTGAGTCGGTGGGCGCGCACGTTCCCGCGGGAGCGACCCGGCTGAAGCTGACGGCGACGCTGCTCAGTTCGGTGCGCGGCACGGATGGCGCGGCGACCGTGACCCAGACGCTGGAGGACGATCACGGCGTCCCCTACCAGTTGCCGTCCGGCGACCTCCCCGTCGACGGGCGCGCCCACACCCTCACTGTTGAACTCCCGCGCGAACACGGGCCGTTGGAACTCACCGGGGTACAGCTCGTACTGCCCGTACCGCCCCGCCACGCCGAACAGCACACCCTGACCCTCGACGCCCTGACCGCGACGACCGCCACCGGCACGGCACAGCGGGTGCCCCTGCCGGCGGCGTCCTGGACTGCGGTCTCCGACACCTACGGCGAGGGCGCGGCCGCCCCCGGAACCGCGCCGACCCGCCCGCGCGTCCGCCCCGCCGCGCACCCGACCGTGGTGTACGACACGGGTTACGTCCCGTCCGACCAGTCCTGGCTCACCCCGTCGCTGGCGCTGCGTATGCAGGTGGCGCAGCCCAGGACCACCGCGGTGGCCGCCCTCGCCACCGACCGTTTCCTCGCCTCCGGCGGCGCCCGCCCCGGTCAGACGTTGGACCTCACCTTCGAGGGGCAGAACGTGCCCGTGCGCATCGTGCGTGCCGTGCGGCAGCTGCCGACGGCCCAGGGCGGCGGCGAGTCGGACGGCGGCGCCGTGCTCGTCGATCTGCACGCTGTGAACCGGGTCCTCCAGGCGCGTTACGGGGCCGCCGTCGGGCCCACGGAGTGGTGGCTGCGGCCGGACTCGCCGTCGGACACCGCGGGCATCGCCTCCGCCCTGCGCGCCCGACCCGACCTCGATCCCGGGCACGTCGTCGTGCGCGACGAGATCGCCGCCGAGCTGCGCGACGACCCGTTCGGCGCCGCCCCGCAGGCCGCGTTCACCGCGGCGGCCGGCGCGGCGGCGGTCCTGGCCGCGCTCGGGTTCGCGGTCAGCGCGGCCGGAGCGCTGCGGGAGCGGAACGCCGAGTTCGCGATCCTGCGTGCCCTGGGCGCCTCACGCCGCCGGCTGGCCGGTGCCGTCGCCGCCGAGCACGGCGTGCTCGTCGCGCTGGCGCTGGCCGTGGGTACGGGCCTGGGCGTCGCCCTGACCCGAGCGGTGCTGCCGCTCATCGTCCTGACCGGCGTGGCCACCCGCCCGGTGCCGGATCTGCTGGTGGAACTGCCGCCGCTGCGGGTGGCCGCCCTGCTGGCGGCCGTGGCCGCCGTCCCGGTCGTCGTCGTGGCGCTGCTGGCGGTGCGACAGGCCGATCCGGCGCGGGTACTGCGGGAGGGGACGTGA